One window from the genome of Ideonella sp. WA131b encodes:
- a CDS encoding acyl-CoA dehydrogenase family protein gives MDFDFSDDQDSLRDAVRRWVDKGFGFERRHTLAKAGGATRAVWGELADLGLAGLVVPEAHGGMGFGAVEAMVVAEELGRGLVNAPYAAAALMAPALLTQAPAAVQASWLPGIASGDTLVVPALHERASRHRWQRVAVRARPAGDGWLLDGTKCVVPAGDEADAFIVSARHAGADDAEAGLGLFLVKRADARVLGYATQDGARAADLHLAATPAVLLQAEAAGTLALAVDVGSAAVCAEAVGLMDRLVAITVEYMNTRKQFGTTLATFQALRHRIADVKMQLELGRSMSYYATLKLGDAPAARQRALAQARVQLGQSMRFVGQQCIQLHGGIGCTDEYVASHCFKRLTMLELTLGDTLHHLGEVSARMQDTAGVFA, from the coding sequence ATGGACTTCGATTTCTCTGACGACCAGGACTCCCTGCGCGACGCCGTGCGCCGCTGGGTCGACAAGGGCTTCGGCTTCGAGCGCCGCCACACGCTGGCCAAGGCCGGCGGCGCCACGCGCGCCGTGTGGGGCGAACTGGCCGATCTGGGCCTGGCGGGCCTGGTGGTGCCCGAGGCACACGGCGGCATGGGCTTCGGTGCCGTGGAGGCGATGGTGGTGGCCGAGGAACTCGGCCGCGGTCTCGTCAACGCCCCCTACGCCGCCGCGGCGCTGATGGCGCCGGCGCTGCTGACCCAGGCCCCAGCCGCGGTGCAGGCCTCATGGCTGCCGGGCATCGCCAGCGGCGACACCTTGGTGGTGCCGGCGCTGCACGAGCGCGCCAGCCGCCACCGCTGGCAACGCGTCGCCGTGCGTGCCCGCCCAGCCGGCGACGGCTGGCTGCTCGACGGCACCAAGTGCGTCGTGCCGGCCGGCGACGAGGCCGACGCCTTCATCGTCTCGGCGCGCCATGCCGGCGCCGACGACGCCGAGGCCGGCCTCGGCCTCTTCCTGGTGAAGCGCGCCGATGCGCGGGTGCTCGGCTACGCCACCCAGGATGGCGCCCGCGCCGCCGACCTGCACCTGGCGGCCACGCCGGCCGTGCTGCTGCAGGCCGAGGCCGCCGGGACGCTGGCGCTCGCCGTCGACGTGGGCAGCGCCGCCGTCTGCGCCGAGGCCGTGGGCCTGATGGACCGCCTGGTGGCCATCACGGTGGAGTACATGAACACGCGCAAGCAGTTCGGCACCACGCTGGCCACCTTCCAGGCTTTGCGCCACCGCATCGCCGACGTGAAGATGCAGCTGGAACTCGGCCGCTCGATGAGCTACTACGCCACGCTCAAGCTCGGCGACGCGCCGGCCGCGCGCCAGCGCGCCCTTGCCCAGGCGCGCGTGCAGCTGGGCCAGAGCATGCGCTTCGTTGGGCAGCAGTGCATCCAGCTGCACGGCGGCATCGGCTGCACCGACGAGTACGTCGCCAGCCATTGCTTCAAACGCCTGACGATGCTGGAGCTGACGCTGGGCGACACCCTGCACCATCTGGGCGAGGTGTCGGCGCGCATGCAGGACACGGCCGGCGTGTTCGCCTGA